The following proteins come from a genomic window of Proteinivorax hydrogeniformans:
- a CDS encoding Rrf2 family transcriptional regulator codes for MRLSTKGEYGVRAMAVLAYEYKNGATSLRVIAEREHLSELYLEQLFRELKKAGLVSSIRGPKGGYMLSKPPSDITVGDVVRVLEGPLAPVDCVSEEETKDPCSKESCCLTKFVWAKLRDSMAKVLDEITFGDIIKDLSNEKLKLNDR; via the coding sequence TTGAGGCTGTCAACTAAAGGAGAGTATGGAGTTAGAGCTATGGCTGTTTTGGCCTATGAGTATAAAAATGGTGCTACTTCATTGAGAGTAATAGCTGAAAGAGAGCATCTTTCTGAACTATACTTAGAACAGCTATTTAGGGAGCTTAAAAAAGCTGGGTTAGTATCAAGTATAAGAGGGCCAAAAGGGGGATATATGCTTTCGAAACCTCCTAGTGATATTACGGTGGGAGATGTAGTTAGGGTGTTGGAAGGTCCGCTAGCTCCCGTAGATTGTGTTTCAGAAGAAGAAACCAAAGACCCTTGTTCAAAGGAATCTTGTTGTTTAACAAAGTTTGTTTGGGCTAAGCTAAGGGATAGCATGGCTAAAGTTTTAGATGAAATTACCTTTGGAGATATAATAAAAGACTTGAGCAATGAAAAACTAAAATTGAATGATAGGTAA
- the yedE gene encoding YedE family putative selenium transporter: protein MKKYIIYSEKNNKERCGLMKKLLSIGIIVGFIGAILTKLGNPVNMGFCIACFLRDIAGGLNMHQAGIVQYLRPEVAGLVLGAFIIALVKNEFKVEGGSAPLLRFFIAIFMMVGAMVFLGCPLRMVLRIAGGDLNAIVGLFGFIFGIYLGLKALKGGFTLGKATKQENKTSGYIMPAFFVMLLIFVVVKPEFINFSSEGPGSFTAPILVALGTGLIVGILAQRSRLCMAGGIRDVLMIKDFHMVSGFIGILVAALITNIAIGKFNLGFAEQNVAHTEHIWNFLGLALVGFCAILLGGCPLRQLILAGQGNLDAATTVLGLIVGGAVVHNFGTAASPAGVPTNGKIGVVICFIILAVIVFTHSKKIIVRRDKDVSIGR from the coding sequence ATGAAGAAGTATATTATATATAGTGAAAAAAATAACAAGGAAAGGTGTGGTCTTATGAAAAAGCTTTTATCAATTGGAATTATAGTAGGTTTTATCGGTGCTATTTTAACAAAGCTGGGCAACCCCGTTAACATGGGCTTTTGTATCGCTTGTTTTTTAAGAGATATTGCAGGAGGGCTAAACATGCACCAAGCCGGGATTGTGCAATATCTAAGGCCTGAAGTTGCAGGATTAGTGCTAGGCGCGTTTATCATAGCTTTAGTTAAGAACGAATTTAAGGTTGAGGGCGGTTCTGCGCCTTTATTAAGATTTTTTATAGCAATATTTATGATGGTGGGAGCTATGGTGTTTTTAGGGTGCCCACTTAGAATGGTGCTGAGAATAGCAGGTGGAGACTTAAATGCTATTGTTGGGTTATTTGGCTTTATATTCGGAATTTATCTCGGCCTTAAGGCATTAAAGGGTGGATTCACCTTAGGAAAAGCTACAAAACAGGAAAACAAAACTAGTGGATATATAATGCCAGCGTTTTTCGTTATGCTGTTAATTTTTGTTGTTGTAAAACCAGAGTTTATAAACTTTAGCTCCGAAGGACCTGGTTCTTTTACAGCTCCAATTTTAGTAGCTTTAGGCACAGGGCTTATAGTAGGTATTTTAGCGCAGCGCTCTAGGCTTTGTATGGCTGGGGGCATAAGAGACGTACTTATGATCAAAGATTTCCATATGGTATCAGGTTTTATAGGGATTTTAGTTGCAGCCCTTATTACCAACATAGCCATTGGCAAATTCAACCTAGGATTTGCTGAACAAAACGTGGCGCACACCGAGCATATATGGAACTTTTTAGGTCTTGCCCTAGTCGGTTTTTGTGCTATCTTGCTTGGAGGGTGTCCGCTAAGACAGTTGATTTTAGCAGGGCAAGGCAATTTAGATGCAGCAACCACGGTATTAGGGTTAATAGTAGGTGGAGCTGTGGTCCACAACTTTGGCACAGCTGCTAGCCCCGCTGGAGTTCCCACAAACGGCAAGATCGGAGTTGTTATTTGCTTTATAATTTTGGCAGTTATAGTGTTTACACACAGCAAAAAGATAATAGTAAGGAGGGATAAAGATGTTTCAATTGGACGTTAG
- a CDS encoding DUF3343 domain-containing protein, which translates to MDKKLLITFPTTYDSIKAEEVLKQNKVSLRVRPVPRNISSDCGLAIQCETKDEEQALKLLKQNEVEVESTHYI; encoded by the coding sequence TTGGATAAAAAGCTATTAATTACTTTTCCAACCACTTATGACAGCATAAAAGCTGAGGAAGTGCTCAAACAAAATAAAGTTTCACTAAGAGTAAGACCGGTACCTAGAAATATCAGCTCTGACTGTGGTCTAGCTATCCAGTGCGAAACAAAAGACGAAGAGCAAGCCTTAAAGCTACTTAAGCAAAATGAAGTGGAAGTGGAAAGCACACATTATATTTAA
- a CDS encoding Na/Pi cotransporter family protein produces MSMETFFGAIGGLGLFILGMQLMSEGLQRSAGNKLRKILEIMTGNRFLATFTGAFLTVLVQSSSTTTVMVVGFVNAGLMNLTQAVGTIFGANVGTTVTAQLISFQAIDVFALPMIAVGVVMHYFVKKRIYRHLGKGVLGFGILLLGMNIMSDSLRVLENYPPFLEMLKVLGQNPILGMLVGALFTLAVQSSSASTSVIISMTLAGVLELDSALALILGTNIGTCVTAMLAAIGANLTARRAAVSHVIFNLIGALIFLLILPWFTIFIESNWDTVARQTAMAHTIFNIVNTLLFLPFVNWFVILITRIVPGEELIIERGIKYIDRRLFKTPSLALGAGEKEVARMGEIAGTMLEDSLNILFKNKKDYLKDVQQREEVVDELEQEIATYLSELSNKGLSGVDAKRLTMLLHAINDIERIGDHAENVADLCVHKIEDDLPFSEQAREELKSMSKKVSEITDKAMKAFKENDHDLAREVIKDDDGIDDLEKELRDRHIQRINKGKCYPMSGVVYLDMLSNMERIGDHATNIAQVVLGEF; encoded by the coding sequence ATGTCCATGGAGACTTTTTTTGGGGCTATAGGTGGATTGGGGCTTTTTATACTTGGAATGCAGCTTATGAGCGAAGGATTACAGCGCTCAGCAGGCAACAAACTGCGTAAAATTTTGGAAATCATGACTGGAAATAGATTTTTAGCTACATTTACGGGGGCGTTTTTAACTGTTTTGGTTCAAAGTAGTAGTACAACTACAGTTATGGTTGTTGGCTTTGTTAATGCTGGCCTTATGAATCTTACGCAAGCTGTAGGAACTATTTTTGGCGCAAACGTTGGGACAACCGTGACAGCTCAGCTGATTTCCTTCCAGGCGATAGATGTTTTTGCATTGCCTATGATCGCTGTAGGTGTGGTCATGCATTATTTCGTCAAAAAGAGAATCTATAGACATTTAGGAAAAGGAGTGCTTGGCTTTGGTATTCTTCTATTAGGAATGAATATTATGTCAGACTCTTTAAGAGTGCTTGAAAACTATCCTCCATTTTTAGAGATGTTGAAAGTGCTAGGACAAAATCCAATTTTAGGTATGTTAGTTGGTGCGCTATTTACTTTAGCTGTACAAAGTAGCAGTGCTTCTACGTCAGTAATTATATCGATGACACTAGCAGGAGTATTGGAGCTAGATAGCGCATTAGCTCTTATTTTAGGTACTAACATCGGAACGTGTGTAACAGCAATGCTAGCAGCAATCGGCGCAAATCTAACTGCTAGAAGGGCTGCAGTGTCTCATGTTATCTTCAACTTAATCGGTGCTTTGATTTTCCTGCTAATACTTCCTTGGTTTACAATTTTTATCGAATCAAACTGGGACACGGTTGCTAGACAAACGGCTATGGCCCATACTATTTTTAACATAGTTAATACTTTGTTATTTCTACCTTTTGTAAATTGGTTTGTTATCTTAATTACAAGAATTGTTCCTGGTGAAGAGCTTATTATCGAAAGAGGAATAAAATATATAGATAGAAGACTTTTCAAAACTCCATCTCTTGCCTTAGGTGCAGGAGAAAAAGAAGTTGCCCGTATGGGAGAAATAGCTGGAACTATGCTTGAGGACTCTCTAAATATCTTATTTAAAAATAAAAAGGACTATCTAAAGGACGTTCAACAAAGAGAAGAAGTTGTGGACGAGCTAGAACAGGAAATAGCCACCTATCTTTCTGAGCTCTCTAACAAAGGACTTTCTGGTGTTGACGCTAAAAGACTTACTATGCTTTTGCATGCCATTAACGATATAGAAAGAATAGGAGACCATGCAGAAAATGTCGCTGATTTGTGTGTTCACAAAATCGAAGATGACCTTCCCTTTTCAGAACAAGCCCGGGAGGAACTTAAAAGCATGTCGAAAAAAGTGTCTGAGATAACCGACAAGGCTATGAAAGCGTTTAAAGAAAACGACCATGATTTAGCTCGAGAGGTTATCAAGGATGATGACGGCATAGATGACCTAGAAAAGGAATTGCGGGATAGACATATACAACGAATTAATAAAGGGAAATGTTATCCGATGTCAGGGGTAGTTTATTTAGATATGTTAAGTAACATGGAACGGATTGGCGACCATGCTACAAATATCGCCCAGGTCGTTTTAGGAGAATTTTAG
- a CDS encoding sulfurtransferase TusA family protein — protein sequence MFQLDVRGLDCPQPLLEFKNQYEAGGNFMALIDSEVAKENILRFCKNNKIKYTIEEGEDIIIKVEC from the coding sequence ATGTTTCAATTGGACGTTAGAGGTTTAGATTGCCCACAACCACTTTTAGAGTTTAAAAACCAATATGAGGCTGGCGGAAATTTTATGGCGCTGATAGACTCCGAAGTTGCTAAAGAAAATATACTTAGGTTCTGTAAAAATAATAAAATTAAGTATACAATAGAGGAGGGAGAAGACATAATAATAAAGGTGGAATGTTAA
- the nifS gene encoding cysteine desulfurase NifS: MKKVYLDHAATTPLNPKILETMLPFYKDLFGNPSSVHSFGREVKKHVDKARNQVAEAINADYDEEVIFTSGGTEADNLAILGVAAALKDKGKHIITSSVEHHATLDTCDALAKEGYKVTRLSVDEYGVIDLDELKSAISEDTILITIMHANNEVGTIQPIKEVVDIAKKHNVYVHTDAVQSFGQIPVDVNQLGVDLLTISAHKIYGPKGIGALYVRKGTKLKNTAHGGGQESKIRPGTENVAGIVGLGEAARLASTSLDEIKDMERKRDRLIEGLLKMEDVKLNGHPSKRLPSNVNVSIEFIEGEALILSLDMEGIAASSGSACTSGSLDPSHVLMHMGLSHQTAHGSLRLTLGKGNTDEDIDYVLDRVPKIVERLRSMSPLYGNQIKRGSECPCTQKK; the protein is encoded by the coding sequence GTGAAAAAAGTTTACTTAGACCACGCTGCAACAACCCCATTAAACCCTAAAATTTTAGAGACAATGTTACCTTTCTATAAAGACCTATTTGGCAACCCTTCCTCTGTGCATTCCTTTGGAAGAGAAGTCAAAAAGCATGTTGATAAAGCTAGAAATCAGGTAGCTGAGGCAATCAATGCTGACTATGATGAAGAAGTTATATTTACTTCAGGAGGAACGGAGGCAGATAACCTTGCAATTTTAGGAGTTGCCGCCGCATTAAAGGACAAAGGAAAACATATTATCACATCATCAGTTGAACATCATGCCACTTTAGATACGTGCGATGCCTTGGCTAAGGAAGGCTATAAAGTGACCCGTCTTTCAGTTGATGAATATGGTGTTATCGATCTCGATGAACTAAAATCAGCTATAAGCGAAGATACTATACTTATCACCATAATGCATGCAAACAATGAAGTTGGAACCATTCAACCTATTAAAGAAGTAGTGGATATAGCAAAAAAACATAATGTATATGTTCACACTGATGCGGTTCAATCATTTGGTCAAATTCCTGTAGATGTTAATCAGTTAGGTGTGGATCTTCTTACAATTTCCGCTCACAAGATATATGGTCCAAAAGGGATAGGAGCACTTTATGTAAGAAAAGGGACGAAGCTGAAAAACACAGCTCACGGAGGAGGACAGGAAAGTAAAATTAGACCTGGTACAGAAAACGTGGCTGGTATTGTTGGGTTAGGAGAAGCTGCTAGGCTAGCTTCAACTTCCCTTGATGAAATAAAAGATATGGAAAGAAAAAGAGATAGACTTATCGAAGGATTATTAAAAATGGAGGATGTCAAGCTAAACGGTCATCCATCAAAAAGGCTGCCTTCTAATGTTAATGTATCTATCGAATTTATAGAGGGAGAAGCTTTGATATTAAGTTTAGATATGGAAGGGATAGCAGCTTCAAGTGGCTCTGCCTGTACTTCCGGATCGTTAGATCCTTCTCATGTTCTTATGCATATGGGGCTAAGTCATCAAACGGCACATGGTTCGCTGCGCCTTACCTTAGGAAAAGGAAATACCGACGAAGATATCGACTATGTATTAGATCGAGTGCCTAAAATTGTTGAACGTTTAAGAAGCATGTCACCGCTTTATGGAAATCAAATTAAAAGGGGGAGTGAATGCCCATGTACACAGAAAAAGTAA
- the nifU gene encoding Fe-S cluster assembly scaffold protein NifU, translated as MYTEKVMDHFQNPRNVGEIKDADGVGEVGNVKCGDIMRIYLKVTDNVIKDVKFRTFGCGAAIATSSVITEMAVGKTIEEALELTNKQVADELGGLPPVKMHCSNLAADALKTAIEDYKENNK; from the coding sequence ATGTACACAGAAAAAGTAATGGATCATTTTCAAAATCCAAGAAACGTAGGGGAAATAAAAGATGCTGACGGTGTAGGTGAAGTAGGAAACGTAAAATGTGGAGACATTATGAGGATATATTTGAAGGTTACTGATAACGTTATAAAAGATGTTAAGTTTCGCACCTTTGGCTGTGGTGCCGCTATTGCTACAAGCAGTGTAATCACTGAAATGGCAGTTGGAAAAACTATTGAGGAAGCCCTAGAATTGACAAACAAGCAAGTTGCCGATGAGCTTGGAGGATTGCCACCAGTAAAGATGCATTGTTCTAACTTAGCAGCTGATGCCTTAAAAACAGCTATAGAAGATTACAAGGAAAATAATAAATAA